The window ATTGATAGAATAATTGCAGTTGCCCTCCATTTGATCGATCCTCAACATTTAAGAAATTGGTTCACTCGTTGCTGTTACTGTACCTCATAACAGCGGGAACCGCTGTATTTTTATTTAAATTAAGCTTAACTCAACTGCCGCGATTTCCTTTTGGTACGCATACGCCGAATTAGCCACAAACCGAGAAAATAGCTAGCCACAGCAGACACAGACGCCACCACGAAGCAACCCACCAGGAGATCGGTGACAAACTCTGTCCCCAATTGCATCATATCGTGCCATGAATCCAGACTCTCACTAGCAAAAGATAAGTCAGAGCCTAAAAGCGATCGACCAACTTGAAAAGCGAATGTATAAAGCGGTACTGCGGTAAAGGGGTTACTGATCCAAGTTGCTGCCGCCGCCACCATTTTATTGCCGCGTATCAAAGCGGCGATGAGGATTGCCACCGCCATTTGTGTAGCAATCAGAGGAAATAAACCGGCGAAAACTCCCGCCGCTAAACCTCTCGCTATAGATTCTGGACTTCCTCGCAGGCGAAGAAAGCGCAAGTAAAAGTAATGCAAGCTGCGTCGCCAACGCGAAGCTAAGTGTTTGGATTTTCGGTGTCGAATAGATATTGATTTTGTTGGTAAGGTGAGTAAACTTTGCTCAGATTCTCTAGACATCGGTGCCAAAAAGGTAGCAAATTTGGTGTCAACAAAGATGCAAGGATATTATTTTTTAAGTTAAACGATCGCTCGGTCGATAGACAGCACCCAGCGAACGATCTTGATTGATTTCGATGACTAAATTTACCCAGTTTAGGTTTCTTGTCAAAGGCTTGATGAAAAGATCCGGGTGGAGACTTCGCCAAAAGTACTCAACAAATCGATCCACAATTTCATCTGTCATTCCGGATTTTCCACTGGCTTTAGCAAGTTGTTCTGCTTGACGCCGCCACTGCTGGGAGAGGCGATAATCTGTTGGATATAACACCATCAAACGATCCAACCGCTCCCACAAAGGTAAATATTCTTCTAACTTAGCATTCATATCGCGGGCAAAACGGCGATCGGCTGCTGTCACAATCGGCGGCGGCGCAGTGTCAAAAGCTGCCGGATCGATCGGTCGCACGCCGACAAACCAACCTTCAAACAGTACAATATCTACATTTTCTACTGTTTCGGGTTGCGTGCGATCGCCAGATCCACCCCAAGCAGATTTATCAAAGCGAGGTATTTCGATCTCACCCTGCTGTTGGCGCAATTTATCCAAAACCCCAATACCCAACTGGACATTGTGGGTTCCCGGTGGCCCGCGCCAAATTAACCGGGGGTCTTCTTCTTGCAGACGTTGGCGTTCTGCATAAGTTTTGTAAAGGTCGTCTAGGGAAAGGCCAAGAGTGCGGTAACCCAAATGAGCGAGGATTATTTTGAGAATTGCTGCTATTGTAGTTTTGCCGGTACCCTGTCCGCCTAAAATACCTTGGATGAGAGGGCGTCCCAAAAGTTGGCGATATTCAGCCAACTGCATTGCCAAGGGCAGCCATAAGTTCCAAAGAGTTTCCTCGATGACACTTTCGCCGGAAAACCCTTTGTTTTGGCAAAATTCGGTAACATCTGAGCATACGGATTGGAAAAGATGCGATCGCAATCTGACTTGTTCAACCGTATTTTCTGGTGTAATGCCAAATGCTTTTGCCCGTAACTCATCCTCGATTAGCGAAATTGCCAGCTTTTCGGGAAAATATCCCAACATACATTCTTCTGAAGTCAAATATTTGAAAATATTGCCCAAATATGAGTTATCTTGCACCATAACATTACGATCCGAGCTTGAAAGCTTCGATAAACAGGCTGTAGATTAAACCTATTTTGAGAGCATTCAACATCTGGGCTAACAAAGAGCGCGAACCTCCCTGCCATTTAGTCCCGTAAAAAATACGACTGGCTAACTCGGTAAATAGCACTAAAAGTCCAGCTCCAATAATATCCCAGTCCGCAGCTTGTCCGGCTGTAGTCGGAATCGCCGTTCCCAAAAAAACTCCAAACAGCAAGCTAATCGTCATTAGGGATAGTCGCCGCCAGGGGTTGCCAAACCAGCTACTAAGCTGAGATGCGAGAATGTTCGCTAGGTTGTTGAGACGAGTGTTTTGCATTGTTGAGTATTAAGAAATTCAGAACCGCCCAATCTTTCTTTGAATGGATATATTGTCTTTCTCAAGCCTGTTCCCATACATATGGGGATCTGTTATATCAAAAAGAACAGCCTTGAAAGTCTAAAAGAGATTATCGCTAAAAACTATGAATCTAAAATTGCTATTATATCCTGCTGCTAGTATTGCTGTTCTGTTCTTAATCTTGCTTTTGGTACTGCAACGGTGGCAGATTACTATTACTATTGATTCACTTCCATCAGAAGAAAATTTGCTTGTCGAGCCTTCCCCAGATACAGCGTCTGTTACCAGCGCAACTGTCTCTACA is drawn from Aerosakkonema funiforme FACHB-1375 and contains these coding sequences:
- a CDS encoding DUF2062 domain-containing protein: MSRESEQSLLTLPTKSISIRHRKSKHLASRWRRSLHYFYLRFLRLRGSPESIARGLAAGVFAGLFPLIATQMAVAILIAALIRGNKMVAAAATWISNPFTAVPLYTFAFQVGRSLLGSDLSFASESLDSWHDMMQLGTEFVTDLLVGCFVVASVSAVASYFLGLWLIRRMRTKRKSRQLS
- a CDS encoding DUF565 domain-containing protein, which gives rise to MQNTRLNNLANILASQLSSWFGNPWRRLSLMTISLLFGVFLGTAIPTTAGQAADWDIIGAGLLVLFTELASRIFYGTKWQGGSRSLLAQMLNALKIGLIYSLFIEAFKLGS
- a CDS encoding glycerate kinase; its protein translation is MLGYFPEKLAISLIEDELRAKAFGITPENTVEQVRLRSHLFQSVCSDVTEFCQNKGFSGESVIEETLWNLWLPLAMQLAEYRQLLGRPLIQGILGGQGTGKTTIAAILKIILAHLGYRTLGLSLDDLYKTYAERQRLQEEDPRLIWRGPPGTHNVQLGIGVLDKLRQQQGEIEIPRFDKSAWGGSGDRTQPETVENVDIVLFEGWFVGVRPIDPAAFDTAPPPIVTAADRRFARDMNAKLEEYLPLWERLDRLMVLYPTDYRLSQQWRRQAEQLAKASGKSGMTDEIVDRFVEYFWRSLHPDLFIKPLTRNLNWVNLVIEINQDRSLGAVYRPSDRLT